Proteins encoded by one window of Channa argus isolate prfri chromosome 1, Channa argus male v1.0, whole genome shotgun sequence:
- the LOC137098195 gene encoding kinase non-catalytic C-lobe domain-containing protein 1 isoform X3 translates to MKTSGSDAGFTYLGKAEERDGYNDLEHLPPLLEDEGHVYSLGSTLSAALNFVIEPELEAELGEEVQKLLEQMQEEKPEDRPLLQDILSLAEAQLSHTSSAAVCRKLSSIGRRVLSIESVSAFPDGLECAWEVRWHHPKPRCLLKSSDDSTKDLCCDSPVKANGLSRQQVCGAWDSSLWAEEMDSGDDGVIFADEMDFRSHNSSPVRRRAQQRLNRVRGALNRSCSVPDSNNPPSLPPPAHGDISVPVSDLTEIGADEHLSSSSVWSNRFPRLNRGRSCESYPHSGTEDYVNPFVDGQSTHENKDPAEALWIEEGMTQECHDTEPKDCVEHLASSPVSYQGMEREHDSSVDQSSLNHSLYMANNHMTKSMLCLNEESQDEWISLRQLLTRCGRRLTVNELWALCYTCLSSLQTYIDFPAYLCLDTVYVGCEGEVLFLKPKTIGSRDDFFLAPEYQEHGIVTEKVCVYGVAAILWATAKFSLSPNQKLAMPRKLKRLLLEMAKRTPIERPTIVVAKKSCRDYLSHEGTNADTVWNNLISTVHPTTSKFSHREDLSTSGTHEGSCEESAPNSSGFVPMATESQLAPVPGPIPYSYPVNKELNLPEAFTSTSTHFTPIILTNEKDSEEESHSTGAITEGGRLFFRTLDEFTNTHEFPSPFESTYLYHARTEPNLNRQELPVNQAGGAKTSTTPSENMLIDTSILPNISGLQVSLSQPISSNLSGCGVFNNYLFHQDPTTGHLSLVPVQVRAPDSALGLDINLALIPQPLQGLIPDPESTDGPFIKCLNVPVRPGRQYYSPPSSFFNGSSVISDRPLENSVPRAYNGQTNHKGTQRDIQSPSESISPKVLPALQEVIHLLKGEFSLKGCLHNGHEDIAMGEYIFSLKDIQYPTFARVVKERFSDLFWEDDLLGVLHCLVNYSPSTLTPCSRSNEQPPSEAVKRAALTPTLMSTVCSERKEEDFLHSHLDLNGNVHMSGPASHMDSWEGTKAQSHQGKNEIALEDCELTSNQSQHCVSQGVSTDSSDGGVMEGGDRSAGGSDQSPSEAEFPSGREEGLMGANEEQMSPDFSEDMEDSESMASEQLLSLGSRAGGLGLSFSPAWALAFFGEDCFSPEVIQYAVNLGQHIELPCLDVKAQELQQQLIIETRNLKKTRNFHQKLILQEKKNKGSESKLMLCKLKSQLEELRSKVFFLDCVKKYLEVLSVEQWGLELSLLPSLATCGQGFLDLQSTENPSGLSFGTSKGKRTLQAGSPLGLMAYLYARNAAVEGYIQQFLYTYRFFCTPEQLLQFIMDQFISAAREGSEMSRDREKIVHRSLDLLHFWITDCKPMDFTPKSSLVDTLENFLNAEVIPVDSRGEALLSSLHSPPNTIWSRGRGSLISLEENEDSVCLHSGTGDLERKWRISSVVEPSASVAKDKAFSIAAALPVPCYGSLVGDLSNACLHSVERLPFSQSEYGAQHIAQQLTLLQQEIFQGCHPVHFLNSRVQGVRDKVLSPNKNVSHHYIPPAEGSSQLEGTPSGGHLQQLLTYADSVTNWISAEIVICDSVKTQAALLTKYLWIGKHCYESRNFATAMQVLRGLENVIVRQLPAWKHLSSKVCEILEELRAVQVFLKSDDLCLMGGQHSRRRPTLPSVHILAMHVQQLEIGAFTLTTGAYKWTKLRSIAKAVSQVHAFQEAAYSYRPDRELQAYIRRRVARLAATDIHLLAADNDASVQQSSERQTRRIQNTLRRVKATFL, encoded by the exons GGTCATGTTTACTCTCTGGGCTCTACGCTTTCTGCTGCGCTGAACTTTGTCATCGAGCCAGAGCTGGAGGCTGAGCTGGGAGAAGAAGTCCAGAAGCTTCTGGAGCAAATGCAGGAGGAGAAACCCGAGGACAGGCCGCTCCTGCAg gacatcctgtctctggccgAAGCACAGCTGTCTCATACCTCCTCTGCAGCTGTCTGCCGGAAGCTGTCTTCGATTGGGCGACGGGTGCTCTCTATCGAATCCGTTTCAGCCTTTCCAG ATGGACTCGAGTGTGCCTGGGAGGTGCGATGGCACCATCCCAAACCCAGATGTCTGCTGAAGAGCTCAGATGACAGTACCAAAGATCTGTGCTGTGACAGCCCAGTTAAAGCAAATGGCCTGTCCAGGCAGCAG GTATGTGGGGCCTGGGATTCCTCGCTCTGGGCCGAGGAGATGGACAGCGGTGATGATGGTGTGATCTTTGCCGATGAGATGGACTTCAGGTCCCACAACAGCTCTCCGGTGAGGAGAAGAGCTCAGCAGAGGCTGAACAGGGTGAGAGGGGCTCTTAACCGCTCCTGTTCTGTCCCAGACTCCAACAACCCCCCATCTCTTCCCCCTCCAGCACATGGAGACATCAGTGTCCCTGTGTCTGATCTCACTGAGATTGGAGCTGATGAACACTTGAGCTCCAGCTCTGTGTGGAGTAACAGGTTTCCAAGGCTCAACCGGGGCCGGTCCTGTGAATCATACCCCCACAGTGGCACTGAGGATTATGTGAACCCCTTCGTGGATGGCCAAAGCACACACGAAAACAAGGATCCTGCAGAGGCCTTGTGGATTGAGGAAGGAATGACTCAGGAATGCCATGACACTGAACCTAAGGACTGTGTTGAGCATTTAGCATCGTCTCCCGTTTCATACCAGGGAATGGAAAGAGAACACGACTCTTCTGTGGACCAGAGTTCACTGAACCACAGCCTCTACATGGCCAATAACCACATGACCAAAAGCATGCTGTGCCTGAATGAAGAATCTCAGGATGAG TGGATCTCTCTAAGACAGTTACTGACTCGTTGTGGACGGAGGCTGACGGTTAATGAGCTGTGGGCTCTCTGCTACACCTGCTTGTCCTCACTGCAGACCTACATAGACTTtccag CCTATTTATGCCTGGACACAGTGTATGTGGGTTGCGAGGGAGAAGTGCTCTTCTTGAAACCGAAAACCATCG GATCCCGAGATGATTTCTTTCTTGCTCCTGAATATCAAGAACATGGAATTGTGACTGAGAAG GTATGTGTGTATGGGGTGGCTGCTATTCTCTGGGCTACAGCTAAGTTCAGTTTATCACCGAATCAGAAACTGGCAATGCCTCGCAAGCTGAAGAGACTGCTCCTGGAGATGGCAAAAAGGACGCCCATTGAGAGACCCACAATCGTCGTGGCTAAGAAG AGCTGTCGTGACTACTTATCACATGAAGGCACAAATGCTGACACGGTCTGGAATAACCTCATCAGCACAGTTCACCCG ACCACTTCAAAATTTAGTCACAGAGAAGATCTGAGCACATCTGGAACTCATGAAGGCTCGTGTGAAGAGTCTGCACCAAACAGCAGTG GCTTTGTGCCCATGGCCACTGAGAGCCAACTGGCTCCTGTGCCTGGCCCTATTCCCTACAGCTATCCAGTTAACAAGGAACTCAATCTCCCAGAAGCCTTCACTTCCACATCCACACACTTTACCCCCATCATCCTGACCAATGAAAAGGACTCAGAGGAGGAGAGCCACAGCACTGGAGCCATCACTGAAGG gggtCGTTTGTTTTTCAGGACCCTGGATGAATTCACCAATACCCATGAGTTTCCTTCACCATTTGAGTCCACATACTTGTATCATGCACGGACTGAACCCAATCTAAATAGACAGGAGTTGCCTGTTAATCAGGCAGGTGGCGCTAAAACTTCAACAACCCCCAGCGAGAACATGCTGATCGACACTTCTATTCTCCCTAATATTTCCGGTCTTCAAGTCTCTCTTTCTCAGCCAATATCTTCGAACCTAAGCGGTTGTGGTGTTTTCAACAATTACCTGTTCCATCAGGATCCCACAACAGGACATCTTTCTTTAGTCCCTGTGCAGGTAAGGGCTCCTGACTCTGCCCTTGGGTTGGACATAAATCTCGCCCTGATCCCACAGCCATTGCAGGGACTAATCCCAGATCCAGAGAGCACTGATGGTCCGTTTATTAAGTGCCTGAATGTGCCTGTGAGGCCTGGACGTCAGTATTATAGTCCACCATCATCTTTTTTCAATGGTAGCTCCGTCATTTCTGACAGGCCCCTGGAGAACAGTGTGCCCAGAGCTTACAATGGACAGACAAATCACAAGGGGACACAACGTGACATTCAGTCTCCTTCAGAGTCCATCTCTCCAAAAGTCCTCCCTGCCCTACAGGAAGTCATTCACTTGCTCAAGGGAGAGTTTTCACTAAAGGGGTGTTTACACAATGGACATGAGGACATTGCCATGG GGGAGTACATCTTCTCCTTGAAGGACATCCAGTACCCAACATTTGCCCGTGTTGTGAAGGAAAGGTTTAGTGATCTGTTTTGGGAAGATGACCTTCTGGGTGTATTGCACTGCCTGGTCAACTACAGTCCATCCACGCT CACACCATGCAGTCGCTCTAATGAGCAGCCTCCATCAGAGGCTGTGAAAAGGGCAGCTCTTACACCAACCTTGATGTCCACTGTCTGCAGcgagaggaaggaggaagatTTCCTGCACAGCCATCTTGATCTGAATGGAAATGTCCACATGTCCGGCCCTGCTTCGCATATGGATTCTTGGGAGGGAACCAAGGCCCAGTCCCATCAGGGAAAAAATGAGATTGCACTTGAAGATTGTGAATTAACATCAAATCAGAGTCAGCACTGTGTTAGTCAAG GTGTGAGCACGGACAGTTCAGACGGAGGGGTCATGGAGGGAGGAGACCGTTCCGCGGGGGGCAGCGATCAAAGCCCCTCTGAAGCGGAGTTCCCGTCGGGGAGAGAGGAAGGGCTGATGGGAGCCAACGAGGAGCAGATGAGCCCGGACTTTTCCGAGGACATGGAGGACAGTGAGTCCATGGCGTCGGAGCAACTCCTCTCACTTGGATCCAGAGCAGGGGGACTGGGCCTCAGCTTCAGCCCAGCCTGGGCCTTGGCCTTCTTTGGAGAAGATTGCTTTAGTCCAGAGGTGATACAGTACGCAGTAAATCTGGGACAGCACATAGAATTGCCATGTCTGGATGTCAAAGCGCAG gaactgcagcagcagctgataaTTGAAACGCGGAATCTAAAGAAAACGAGAAATTTCCACCAGAAGCTTATTCtacaagagaaaaagaacaaag GGTCCGAGAGCAAGCTGATGCTATGCAAGCTCAAGTCACAGCTCGAAGAACTCCGATCCAAAGTGTTCTTCTTGGATTGTGTAAAGAAATACCTTGAG gTTCTAAGTGTGGAACAGTGGGGCTTGGAGCTTTCATTGTTACCCTCTTTGGCCACCTGTGGACAAGGATTTTTGGACCTCCAGTCCACCGAGAACCCTTCTGGTTTGAGCTTTGGCACCAGCAAAGGGAAGAGGACGCTGCAGGCTGGGTCTCCTCTGGGCCTCATGGCTTACCTTTATGCCAG aaatgctgctgtgGAGGGCTACATCCAGCAGTTCCTCTACACCTATCGGTTCTTCTGCACTCCTGAACAGTTACTGCAGTTCATAATGGATCAATTCATCAGTGCTGCGAG AGAAGGTTCAGAGATGTCGCGAGACAGAGAAAAGATCGTCCATCGGAGCTTAGACCTGCTCCATTTCTGGATAACAGACTGCAAACCAATGGACTTCACACCGAAGTCCAGCCTTGTGGATACATTAGAAAACTTCCTTAATGCTGAG GTGATTCCTGTTGACAGCCGTGGAGAAgccctcctctcttctctccacagCCCCCCAAACACAATTTGGAGCCGAGGAAGAGGAAGCCTCATTAGCCTGGAGGAAAATGAggactctgtgtgtttgcattcagGTACTGGGGACCTTGAGAGAAAG TGGAGAATCTCAAGTGTGGTGGAGCCCTCTGCATCCGTGGCTAAAGACAAGGCCTTCTCCATAGCCGCAGCGCTACCTGTGCCTTGCTACGGGTCCCTGGTGGGTGACCTCTCCAACGCCTGCCTGCACAGTGTGGAGCGACTCCCCTTCAGCCAGAGTGAATATGGCGCACAGCACATTGCCCAGCAGCTCACCCTCCTGCAGCAG GAAATCTTCCAGGGATGTCACCCAGTTCATTTCCTTAACTCCAGAGTACAAGGAGTGAGGGACAAAGTCTTGAGCCCTAACAA GAATGTGTCTCACCATTACATCccaccagcagagggcagcagtcAGCTTGAAGGGACACCGTCGGGTGGCCACCTCCAGCAGCTGCTCACATACGCTGACAGTGTCACTAACTGGATCTCTGCTGAAATAGTCATCTGTGACTCTGTCAAG ACACAAGCAGCTTTGCTGACCAAGTATCTGTGGATCGGAAAACACTGCTACGAATCACGGAACTTTGCCACAGCCATGCAGGTCCTCAGAGGTCTGGAGAACGTGATTGTCAGGCAATTACCG GCTTGGAAACATCTGTCTTCCAAGGTGTGTGAGATCCTGGAGGAGCTACGAGccgtgcag GTGTTTCTAAAAAGTGACGACCTTTGTCTGATGGGAGGACAACACTCGAGGAGGAGGCCCACCCTGCCGTCGGTTCACATTCTGGCCATGCACGTCCAGCAGCTGGAGATCGGAGCCTTCACACTTACGACTGGAGCGTACAAGTGGACAAAGCTCAG GAGCATAGCAAAGGCCGTGAGTCAGGTCCACGCCTTCCAGGAGGCAGCGTACTCCTACAGGCCAGACCGGGAGTTGCAGGCATACATTCGGCGCCGCGTCGCCCGGCTTGCCGCCACCGACATCCACCTTTTGGCCGCTGACAACGATGCCAGCGTCCAGCAGTCCAGTGAGCGACAAACACGGAGGATCCAGAACACGCTGAGGCGGGTTAAGGCCACCTTCCTGTGA
- the LOC137098195 gene encoding kinase non-catalytic C-lobe domain-containing protein 1 isoform X4 yields the protein MQEEKPEDRPLLQDILSLAEAQLSHTSSAAVCRKLSSIGRRVLSIESVSAFPDGLECAWEVRWHHPKPRCLLKSSDDSTKDLCCDSPVKANGLSRQQVCGAWDSSLWAEEMDSGDDGVIFADEMDFRSHNSSPVRRRAQQRLNRVRGALNRSCSVPDSNNPPSLPPPAHGDISVPVSDLTEIGADEHLSSSSVWSNRFPRLNRGRSCESYPHSGTEDYVNPFVDGQSTHENKDPAEALWIEEGMTQECHDTEPKDCVEHLASSPVSYQGMEREHDSSVDQSSLNHSLYMANNHMTKSMLCLNEESQDEWISLRQLLTRCGRRLTVNELWALCYTCLSSLQTYIDFPAYLCLDTVYVGCEGEVLFLKPKTIGSRDDFFLAPEYQEHGIVTEKVCVYGVAAILWATAKFSLSPNQKLAMPRKLKRLLLEMAKRTPIERPTIVVAKKSCRDYLSHEGTNADTVWNNLISTVHPTTSKFSHREDLSTSGTHEGSCEESAPNSSGFVPMATESQLAPVPGPIPYSYPVNKELNLPEAFTSTSTHFTPIILTNEKDSEEESHSTGAITEGGRLFFRTLDEFTNTHEFPSPFESTYLYHARTEPNLNRQELPVNQAGGAKTSTTPSENMLIDTSILPNISGLQVSLSQPISSNLSGCGVFNNYLFHQDPTTGHLSLVPVQVRAPDSALGLDINLALIPQPLQGLIPDPESTDGPFIKCLNVPVRPGRQYYSPPSSFFNGSSVISDRPLENSVPRAYNGQTNHKGTQRDIQSPSESISPKVLPALQEVIHLLKGEFSLKGCLHNGHEDIAMGEYIFSLKDIQYPTFARVVKERFSDLFWEDDLLGVLHCLVNYSPSTLTPCSRSNEQPPSEAVKRAALTPTLMSTVCSERKEEDFLHSHLDLNGNVHMSGPASHMDSWEGTKAQSHQGKNEIALEDCELTSNQSQHCVSQGVSTDSSDGGVMEGGDRSAGGSDQSPSEAEFPSGREEGLMGANEEQMSPDFSEDMEDSESMASEQLLSLGSRAGGLGLSFSPAWALAFFGEDCFSPEVIQYAVNLGQHIELPCLDVKAQELQQQLIIETRNLKKTRNFHQKLILQEKKNKGSESKLMLCKLKSQLEELRSKVFFLDCVKKYLEVLSVEQWGLELSLLPSLATCGQGFLDLQSTENPSGLSFGTSKGKRTLQAGSPLGLMAYLYARNAAVEGYIQQFLYTYRFFCTPEQLLQFIMDQFISAAREGSEMSRDREKIVHRSLDLLHFWITDCKPMDFTPKSSLVDTLENFLNAEVIPVDSRGEALLSSLHSPPNTIWSRGRGSLISLEENEDSVCLHSGTGDLERKWRISSVVEPSASVAKDKAFSIAAALPVPCYGSLVGDLSNACLHSVERLPFSQSEYGAQHIAQQLTLLQQEIFQGCHPVHFLNSRVQGVRDKVLSPNKNVSHHYIPPAEGSSQLEGTPSGGHLQQLLTYADSVTNWISAEIVICDSVKTQAALLTKYLWIGKHCYESRNFATAMQVLRGLENVIVRQLPAWKHLSSKVCEILEELRAVQVFLKSDDLCLMGGQHSRRRPTLPSVHILAMHVQQLEIGAFTLTTGAYKWTKLRSIAKAVSQVHAFQEAAYSYRPDRELQAYIRRRVARLAATDIHLLAADNDASVQQSSERQTRRIQNTLRRVKATFL from the exons ATGCAGGAGGAGAAACCCGAGGACAGGCCGCTCCTGCAg gacatcctgtctctggccgAAGCACAGCTGTCTCATACCTCCTCTGCAGCTGTCTGCCGGAAGCTGTCTTCGATTGGGCGACGGGTGCTCTCTATCGAATCCGTTTCAGCCTTTCCAG ATGGACTCGAGTGTGCCTGGGAGGTGCGATGGCACCATCCCAAACCCAGATGTCTGCTGAAGAGCTCAGATGACAGTACCAAAGATCTGTGCTGTGACAGCCCAGTTAAAGCAAATGGCCTGTCCAGGCAGCAG GTATGTGGGGCCTGGGATTCCTCGCTCTGGGCCGAGGAGATGGACAGCGGTGATGATGGTGTGATCTTTGCCGATGAGATGGACTTCAGGTCCCACAACAGCTCTCCGGTGAGGAGAAGAGCTCAGCAGAGGCTGAACAGGGTGAGAGGGGCTCTTAACCGCTCCTGTTCTGTCCCAGACTCCAACAACCCCCCATCTCTTCCCCCTCCAGCACATGGAGACATCAGTGTCCCTGTGTCTGATCTCACTGAGATTGGAGCTGATGAACACTTGAGCTCCAGCTCTGTGTGGAGTAACAGGTTTCCAAGGCTCAACCGGGGCCGGTCCTGTGAATCATACCCCCACAGTGGCACTGAGGATTATGTGAACCCCTTCGTGGATGGCCAAAGCACACACGAAAACAAGGATCCTGCAGAGGCCTTGTGGATTGAGGAAGGAATGACTCAGGAATGCCATGACACTGAACCTAAGGACTGTGTTGAGCATTTAGCATCGTCTCCCGTTTCATACCAGGGAATGGAAAGAGAACACGACTCTTCTGTGGACCAGAGTTCACTGAACCACAGCCTCTACATGGCCAATAACCACATGACCAAAAGCATGCTGTGCCTGAATGAAGAATCTCAGGATGAG TGGATCTCTCTAAGACAGTTACTGACTCGTTGTGGACGGAGGCTGACGGTTAATGAGCTGTGGGCTCTCTGCTACACCTGCTTGTCCTCACTGCAGACCTACATAGACTTtccag CCTATTTATGCCTGGACACAGTGTATGTGGGTTGCGAGGGAGAAGTGCTCTTCTTGAAACCGAAAACCATCG GATCCCGAGATGATTTCTTTCTTGCTCCTGAATATCAAGAACATGGAATTGTGACTGAGAAG GTATGTGTGTATGGGGTGGCTGCTATTCTCTGGGCTACAGCTAAGTTCAGTTTATCACCGAATCAGAAACTGGCAATGCCTCGCAAGCTGAAGAGACTGCTCCTGGAGATGGCAAAAAGGACGCCCATTGAGAGACCCACAATCGTCGTGGCTAAGAAG AGCTGTCGTGACTACTTATCACATGAAGGCACAAATGCTGACACGGTCTGGAATAACCTCATCAGCACAGTTCACCCG ACCACTTCAAAATTTAGTCACAGAGAAGATCTGAGCACATCTGGAACTCATGAAGGCTCGTGTGAAGAGTCTGCACCAAACAGCAGTG GCTTTGTGCCCATGGCCACTGAGAGCCAACTGGCTCCTGTGCCTGGCCCTATTCCCTACAGCTATCCAGTTAACAAGGAACTCAATCTCCCAGAAGCCTTCACTTCCACATCCACACACTTTACCCCCATCATCCTGACCAATGAAAAGGACTCAGAGGAGGAGAGCCACAGCACTGGAGCCATCACTGAAGG gggtCGTTTGTTTTTCAGGACCCTGGATGAATTCACCAATACCCATGAGTTTCCTTCACCATTTGAGTCCACATACTTGTATCATGCACGGACTGAACCCAATCTAAATAGACAGGAGTTGCCTGTTAATCAGGCAGGTGGCGCTAAAACTTCAACAACCCCCAGCGAGAACATGCTGATCGACACTTCTATTCTCCCTAATATTTCCGGTCTTCAAGTCTCTCTTTCTCAGCCAATATCTTCGAACCTAAGCGGTTGTGGTGTTTTCAACAATTACCTGTTCCATCAGGATCCCACAACAGGACATCTTTCTTTAGTCCCTGTGCAGGTAAGGGCTCCTGACTCTGCCCTTGGGTTGGACATAAATCTCGCCCTGATCCCACAGCCATTGCAGGGACTAATCCCAGATCCAGAGAGCACTGATGGTCCGTTTATTAAGTGCCTGAATGTGCCTGTGAGGCCTGGACGTCAGTATTATAGTCCACCATCATCTTTTTTCAATGGTAGCTCCGTCATTTCTGACAGGCCCCTGGAGAACAGTGTGCCCAGAGCTTACAATGGACAGACAAATCACAAGGGGACACAACGTGACATTCAGTCTCCTTCAGAGTCCATCTCTCCAAAAGTCCTCCCTGCCCTACAGGAAGTCATTCACTTGCTCAAGGGAGAGTTTTCACTAAAGGGGTGTTTACACAATGGACATGAGGACATTGCCATGG GGGAGTACATCTTCTCCTTGAAGGACATCCAGTACCCAACATTTGCCCGTGTTGTGAAGGAAAGGTTTAGTGATCTGTTTTGGGAAGATGACCTTCTGGGTGTATTGCACTGCCTGGTCAACTACAGTCCATCCACGCT CACACCATGCAGTCGCTCTAATGAGCAGCCTCCATCAGAGGCTGTGAAAAGGGCAGCTCTTACACCAACCTTGATGTCCACTGTCTGCAGcgagaggaaggaggaagatTTCCTGCACAGCCATCTTGATCTGAATGGAAATGTCCACATGTCCGGCCCTGCTTCGCATATGGATTCTTGGGAGGGAACCAAGGCCCAGTCCCATCAGGGAAAAAATGAGATTGCACTTGAAGATTGTGAATTAACATCAAATCAGAGTCAGCACTGTGTTAGTCAAG GTGTGAGCACGGACAGTTCAGACGGAGGGGTCATGGAGGGAGGAGACCGTTCCGCGGGGGGCAGCGATCAAAGCCCCTCTGAAGCGGAGTTCCCGTCGGGGAGAGAGGAAGGGCTGATGGGAGCCAACGAGGAGCAGATGAGCCCGGACTTTTCCGAGGACATGGAGGACAGTGAGTCCATGGCGTCGGAGCAACTCCTCTCACTTGGATCCAGAGCAGGGGGACTGGGCCTCAGCTTCAGCCCAGCCTGGGCCTTGGCCTTCTTTGGAGAAGATTGCTTTAGTCCAGAGGTGATACAGTACGCAGTAAATCTGGGACAGCACATAGAATTGCCATGTCTGGATGTCAAAGCGCAG gaactgcagcagcagctgataaTTGAAACGCGGAATCTAAAGAAAACGAGAAATTTCCACCAGAAGCTTATTCtacaagagaaaaagaacaaag GGTCCGAGAGCAAGCTGATGCTATGCAAGCTCAAGTCACAGCTCGAAGAACTCCGATCCAAAGTGTTCTTCTTGGATTGTGTAAAGAAATACCTTGAG gTTCTAAGTGTGGAACAGTGGGGCTTGGAGCTTTCATTGTTACCCTCTTTGGCCACCTGTGGACAAGGATTTTTGGACCTCCAGTCCACCGAGAACCCTTCTGGTTTGAGCTTTGGCACCAGCAAAGGGAAGAGGACGCTGCAGGCTGGGTCTCCTCTGGGCCTCATGGCTTACCTTTATGCCAG aaatgctgctgtgGAGGGCTACATCCAGCAGTTCCTCTACACCTATCGGTTCTTCTGCACTCCTGAACAGTTACTGCAGTTCATAATGGATCAATTCATCAGTGCTGCGAG AGAAGGTTCAGAGATGTCGCGAGACAGAGAAAAGATCGTCCATCGGAGCTTAGACCTGCTCCATTTCTGGATAACAGACTGCAAACCAATGGACTTCACACCGAAGTCCAGCCTTGTGGATACATTAGAAAACTTCCTTAATGCTGAG GTGATTCCTGTTGACAGCCGTGGAGAAgccctcctctcttctctccacagCCCCCCAAACACAATTTGGAGCCGAGGAAGAGGAAGCCTCATTAGCCTGGAGGAAAATGAggactctgtgtgtttgcattcagGTACTGGGGACCTTGAGAGAAAG TGGAGAATCTCAAGTGTGGTGGAGCCCTCTGCATCCGTGGCTAAAGACAAGGCCTTCTCCATAGCCGCAGCGCTACCTGTGCCTTGCTACGGGTCCCTGGTGGGTGACCTCTCCAACGCCTGCCTGCACAGTGTGGAGCGACTCCCCTTCAGCCAGAGTGAATATGGCGCACAGCACATTGCCCAGCAGCTCACCCTCCTGCAGCAG GAAATCTTCCAGGGATGTCACCCAGTTCATTTCCTTAACTCCAGAGTACAAGGAGTGAGGGACAAAGTCTTGAGCCCTAACAA GAATGTGTCTCACCATTACATCccaccagcagagggcagcagtcAGCTTGAAGGGACACCGTCGGGTGGCCACCTCCAGCAGCTGCTCACATACGCTGACAGTGTCACTAACTGGATCTCTGCTGAAATAGTCATCTGTGACTCTGTCAAG ACACAAGCAGCTTTGCTGACCAAGTATCTGTGGATCGGAAAACACTGCTACGAATCACGGAACTTTGCCACAGCCATGCAGGTCCTCAGAGGTCTGGAGAACGTGATTGTCAGGCAATTACCG GCTTGGAAACATCTGTCTTCCAAGGTGTGTGAGATCCTGGAGGAGCTACGAGccgtgcag GTGTTTCTAAAAAGTGACGACCTTTGTCTGATGGGAGGACAACACTCGAGGAGGAGGCCCACCCTGCCGTCGGTTCACATTCTGGCCATGCACGTCCAGCAGCTGGAGATCGGAGCCTTCACACTTACGACTGGAGCGTACAAGTGGACAAAGCTCAG GAGCATAGCAAAGGCCGTGAGTCAGGTCCACGCCTTCCAGGAGGCAGCGTACTCCTACAGGCCAGACCGGGAGTTGCAGGCATACATTCGGCGCCGCGTCGCCCGGCTTGCCGCCACCGACATCCACCTTTTGGCCGCTGACAACGATGCCAGCGTCCAGCAGTCCAGTGAGCGACAAACACGGAGGATCCAGAACACGCTGAGGCGGGTTAAGGCCACCTTCCTGTGA